A single region of the Candidatus Hadarchaeales archaeon genome encodes:
- the glmS gene encoding glutamine--fructose-6-phosphate transaminase (isomerizing) codes for MKKKFFKMCGIVGYIGKSNAAPILLEALKRLEYRGYDSAGMVTFDGSFYVKKDSGKIAEIDKKLNFASMPGKIGLAHTRWATHGEPSQRNAHPHIDSNGIVAVVHNGIIENYLELKDFLLERDFKFRSDTDTEVIPNLISFYLKKGNPLEESVKKAVKRLEGSYALGILSSTEPDKLIGVRKESPLIVGVGKNGMFLASDIPALLPFTRRVVVIEDGEMVVLHESGFRITEIAADRTIVRKPFLVRWSIESAEKEGFPHFTIKEIYEQPKAIKETLRSSEKEIDRLADALIDARNRYIVACGTSYHAALVGRYVLAKLAGLSVDTIISSEFPESCRTDEKSLVLAITQSGETADTLKAVRVAKAQGAKIACLTNVVGSSITRESEIVCMTHAGPEVSVVATKTFAAQVAFLLMLSLKIARKMDKISAKEYAELRRELFALPKTVENVLKESSGVTKRLSEELKDTQHIYVIGRGIGYPIAMEGALKLKEITYIHAEAMPAGELKHGTLALIERGTPVIAVAPPGEMRRRIMGNVEEVRARGARVIMISDEKGDADVVIKMPKINEIFTPPVYIVPLQLLAYEITVRRGQDPDRPRSLAKSVTVE; via the coding sequence GTGAAAAAGAAATTTTTCAAGATGTGTGGAATAGTCGGTTACATAGGAAAATCGAACGCTGCACCTATATTGCTGGAGGCCTTAAAAAGACTGGAGTACAGGGGATATGACTCCGCCGGAATGGTCACTTTTGACGGCTCTTTCTATGTGAAGAAGGATAGCGGTAAAATTGCAGAAATCGACAAAAAGTTAAATTTTGCATCCATGCCCGGAAAGATCGGTTTAGCTCACACAAGATGGGCCACACATGGCGAACCATCACAGCGAAACGCCCATCCGCACATAGACTCAAACGGAATCGTTGCAGTTGTTCACAACGGCATAATCGAGAACTATCTTGAGCTCAAAGATTTCCTCTTGGAGAGAGATTTCAAGTTTCGCTCCGATACTGACACTGAAGTTATACCAAACCTGATCTCGTTTTACTTAAAAAAGGGAAACCCGCTGGAAGAAAGCGTGAAAAAAGCCGTGAAGAGACTTGAGGGTAGCTATGCGCTCGGAATTCTGAGCAGCACAGAACCGGATAAGCTAATAGGGGTTAGAAAGGAAAGCCCGCTGATCGTTGGCGTAGGAAAGAACGGAATGTTCCTCGCCTCGGACATCCCGGCTCTTCTGCCTTTCACTAGACGCGTTGTTGTAATCGAGGACGGAGAAATGGTCGTACTACATGAGAGTGGTTTTAGAATAACCGAAATCGCGGCGGATCGAACAATTGTGAGAAAGCCCTTCCTGGTTCGCTGGTCTATCGAATCCGCCGAAAAGGAAGGCTTCCCACATTTCACGATCAAGGAGATTTACGAACAGCCCAAGGCGATAAAAGAGACGCTCAGAAGCTCCGAAAAAGAGATTGACAGACTGGCGGACGCGCTCATCGACGCGAGGAACAGATACATCGTTGCATGTGGAACATCCTATCACGCTGCTCTAGTTGGAAGGTACGTCCTAGCAAAACTCGCAGGCTTGTCAGTGGACACCATTATCTCCTCAGAATTTCCGGAGAGTTGCCGTACTGACGAGAAATCCCTCGTCCTCGCCATAACGCAATCAGGGGAGACCGCAGACACTCTGAAGGCCGTGAGGGTTGCTAAGGCGCAAGGAGCAAAAATCGCCTGCCTGACAAACGTCGTCGGGAGCTCGATAACCCGTGAAAGCGAAATCGTCTGCATGACACACGCTGGACCTGAAGTCAGCGTCGTCGCGACGAAAACTTTCGCTGCCCAAGTCGCTTTTCTTCTCATGCTCTCCTTGAAGATTGCGAGAAAAATGGATAAAATCTCCGCCAAAGAATACGCGGAATTAAGGCGAGAACTTTTCGCTCTTCCCAAAACGGTGGAAAACGTCTTGAAAGAATCCAGTGGAGTGACAAAAAGACTTTCCGAGGAGTTGAAGGATACGCAGCACATATACGTGATTGGAAGGGGAATCGGTTATCCGATAGCCATGGAGGGAGCGCTCAAACTAAAGGAGATCACCTACATACACGCTGAAGCTATGCCCGCTGGGGAACTCAAGCACGGAACTCTTGCCCTCATCGAGAGAGGAACACCCGTTATAGCCGTCGCTCCACCAGGCGAGATGAGAAGGCGAATAATGGGAAACGTTGAAGAGGTCAGAGCAAGGGGCGCAAGGGTGATTATGATTTCCGATGAAAAAGGCGATGCGGATGTTGTTATAAAAATGCCAAAAATCAATGAAATTTTCACACCTCCCGTTTACATCGTTCCGCTCCAACTCCTTGCGTACGAGATAACGGTCAGACGCGGACAAGATCCAGACAGACCGAGATCTCTCGCGAAATCCGTCACCGTTGAGTGA
- a CDS encoding AAA family ATPase, producing MTIWQEKLGKDYRLEIYLHVWGLERDPFTPDLPAPEAFVPSQREELIKLKEVLMEGRVAVLTGGLGMGKTAVCKFLTAALREENVVFQDPARQVIPVMIHGAAYRSAEEFLRAIILGLELDSNMDSVKMFEVLRKWGIEQKEKLAIIVDDVPESTANFKELGEFFRVLADLPGISLLLNGEEKRMENFLEKIPALKDRVYFRMKLRPLTLPEVRELLIARMRYCSREERDFMSGPITADGFQEIYKVSKGVPRQILAAASKALRLAAIWSSPINAQIVRMANRETLRERLAKIFLRKR from the coding sequence ATGACGATCTGGCAGGAGAAGCTCGGAAAGGACTACAGACTTGAAATTTATCTTCACGTGTGGGGGCTGGAAAGAGACCCATTTACTCCAGATCTTCCCGCGCCGGAGGCTTTTGTCCCGTCACAACGCGAAGAGCTGATAAAATTGAAGGAGGTTCTTATGGAGGGACGAGTGGCCGTTTTGACCGGCGGTTTAGGGATGGGAAAAACCGCAGTGTGTAAATTCCTAACAGCCGCTCTGCGGGAGGAAAACGTGGTTTTCCAAGATCCAGCAAGACAAGTGATTCCTGTCATGATTCACGGAGCCGCATATCGATCTGCGGAAGAATTCCTCCGAGCGATAATCTTGGGCTTGGAACTTGACTCCAATATGGATTCCGTCAAAATGTTCGAAGTTCTTAGAAAATGGGGGATTGAACAGAAGGAGAAGCTGGCGATAATCGTCGACGATGTCCCGGAAAGCACGGCAAATTTTAAAGAATTGGGCGAATTTTTCCGAGTTTTGGCTGATTTGCCAGGAATTTCGCTTCTTTTAAACGGAGAAGAAAAAAGAATGGAGAATTTTTTGGAAAAAATCCCTGCTCTCAAAGATAGAGTTTATTTTCGTATGAAACTTCGCCCTCTCACCCTGCCGGAAGTCAGAGAACTCCTAATAGCCAGAATGCGCTATTGCTCTAGAGAAGAGCGAGATTTTATGAGTGGACCCATAACGGCCGACGGTTTTCAAGAGATCTACAAGGTTAGCAAGGGTGTTCCTAGGCAGATTCTCGCTGCTGCAAGCAAGGCTCTTCGGCTAGCCGCGATTTGGAGCAGTCCAATCAATGCGCAGATAGTGAGGATGGCAAACCGAGAGACTCTGCGAGAAAGACTCGCTAAGATATTCTTACGAAAGAGATAG
- a CDS encoding PHP domain-containing protein, protein MKADLHVHTEFSDGRDPPEVMIEAAEARGLKLLAITDHGPALHVGMKENEISGYLSTLENLRENAKLKLLVGIEANVLNESGDIDIEEETREKLDILVLGIHRLWFVSDPREMALAYLRSLVNAIKKHKIDVVAHPFQFHGDLSRFLTIDEIRELLEVAANCGTAIEVNEKYRAPGEDFYRACLENGVMLSVGTDSHRAESVGRLDWVSGMLEKIGVSEGDLLYTRFLR, encoded by the coding sequence ATGAAAGCAGATCTGCACGTGCATACAGAATTCTCCGATGGCAGGGATCCGCCAGAGGTAATGATAGAAGCGGCAGAGGCTCGCGGCCTAAAGCTTTTAGCTATAACGGATCATGGACCAGCCCTACACGTTGGCATGAAAGAAAACGAGATCTCTGGCTACCTCTCCACACTTGAAAATCTAAGGGAGAATGCGAAGCTGAAACTGCTTGTCGGAATAGAGGCCAACGTCTTAAACGAGTCTGGTGATATAGACATTGAGGAAGAAACCAGGGAAAAATTGGATATTTTAGTTCTCGGCATACACAGGCTATGGTTTGTTTCTGATCCAAGGGAAATGGCTCTTGCCTATTTGAGGTCCCTCGTGAACGCAATCAAGAAGCACAAAATCGATGTGGTTGCTCACCCATTTCAATTTCACGGAGATCTTTCAAGATTTTTGACGATAGACGAAATCAGAGAGCTTCTCGAGGTAGCCGCCAATTGCGGAACAGCCATCGAGGTCAATGAGAAATACAGGGCGCCAGGAGAGGATTTCTATCGTGCTTGTCTTGAGAATGGAGTCATGCTGAGTGTAGGGACGGATTCTCACCGCGCCGAAAGCGTTGGGAGGCTTGACTGGGTTTCAGGAATGCTCGAGAAAATAGGGGTATCAGAAGGAGATCTTTTATACACCCGTTTTCTCCGTTAA